In the genome of Plasmodium chabaudi chabaudi strain AS genome assembly, chromosome: 6, one region contains:
- a CDS encoding SNARE protein, putative encodes MSYKNHLSGNTTYIEEENVGNNEKKIKDNILLIKKNMIYAEENLENLKNNLISKRIIESLHEEIHQIYVKVIETENLFRDWEIKFSENPFEKQQKKYIFEKLNIHFKNEVNKLENISLNVKRAANELPNIENGEMRQSLSNIKKKNSQKMNNSGNNNYYNNSSFISSEFGDDNFILNLDKTYENNDEFIESSNFYDYELDQFNENDLLIESEIANQRYEGIKKIQGQVAQAQEVFKDLANLVFTQRETLDSLNNNIYETNVNTFNSTKELKKTYNNVRQQRISWCLAFITIGIFIYFIYFKLMHITILG; translated from the coding sequence atgtcgTATAAAAATCACCTAAGTGGAAACACTACATATattgaagaagaaaatgtaggaaataatgaaaaaaaaataaaagacaaCATAttacttataaaaaaaaatatgatatatgcAGAAGAgaatttagaaaatttaaaaaataatttaatatcaaAAAGAATAATTGAATCATTACATGAAGAGATAcatcaaatatatgtaaaagtTATAGAGactgaaaatttatttcgtGATtgggaaataaaattttctgAAAATCCATTTGaaaaacaacaaaaaaaatatatatttgaaaagttaaatatacattttaaaaatgaagttAATAAATTAGAAAACATATCATTAAATGTAAAAAGGGCAGCTAATGAATTAccaaatatagaaaatggtGAAATGCGTCAAAGTTTaagtaatataaaaaaaaagaattcgcaaaaaatgaataacagtggtaataataattattataataatagtagtTTTATTTCTAGCGAATTTGGTgatgataattttattttaaatttagataaaacatatgaaaataacgATGAATTTATTGAATCATCCAACTTTTATGATTATGAGTTAGATCagtttaatgaaaatgatttattaattgAAAGTGAAATAGCTAATCAGCGATATGaaggaattaaaaaaattcaaggTCAAGTTGCTCAAGCTCAAGAAGTTTTTAAAGATCTAGCTAATCTGGTATTTACCCAAAGAGAGACATTAGAtagtttaaataataatatatatgaaacaAATGTTAATACTTTTAATAGTacaaaagaattaaaaaaaacatataataatgtaagACAACAACGTATTTCATGGTGTCTAGCCTTTATAACAAttggaatatttatatactttatttatttcaaattaATGCACATAACTATACTTGGTTAa
- a CDS encoding porphobilinogen deaminase, putative, translated as MHILTFFILNVYITICVGIHARIKTENFININKSEFGNQKNKLAIKKNFCTHKNFKKKEKKKKIFLVQANKEIIIGTRNSPLAIKQSEKVKKKLLTYFKKINQNINVILKPIKTTGDKILDKTVGSFGGKGIFTKELDDELIKNNVDICVHSLKDIPTVLPDNIHLSCFLKRDTINDAFLSIKYKSLHDINREVLQENITNDISSSSHVIDKDIGLSRTIATSSLRRTSQIRYKYKNLKLKFIRGNINTRIAKLFNETFDSIVIAFCGLERLISKKVLGNIMKNNVKNKPYIINYKDTPIDLSRLNIQKLNTNVMCPALCQGIIAVTSNKNNPEISQILKNINDEKSQIMANIERTFLHKIDGSCTMPIGGYTKFSKNKIIFNAIINDINGLESHKIKVVRHLNNLDGIADEAAEKIKEKIGIEQFNKIKAEVALYYK; from the coding sequence atgcatatattaactttctttatattaaatgtatatataactatttGCGTGGGCATACATGCTCGTATAAAAAcggaaaattttattaacattaaCAAATCAGAATTTGGcaaccaaaaaaataagctagctataaaaaaaaacttttgcacacacaaaaatttcaaaaaaaaggaaaaaaaaaaaaaaatattccttGTTCAGgcaaataaagaaataattatagGTACTCGTAATTCCCCATTAGCAATAAAACAATCAGAAAaagtcaaaaaaaaacttttaacctattttaaaaagattaatcaaaatataaatgttattttaaaaccaataaaaacaacaggtgataaaattttagaTAAAACAGTGGGTTCATTTGGAGGAAAAGGGATATTTACAAAAGAATTAGACGatgaattaattaaaaacaatGTAGATATATGTGTCCACTCATTAAAAGATATACCTACTGTTTTACCAGacaatattcatttatctTGTTTCTTAAAAAGAGATACTATAAATGATGCCTTCTTATCAATCAAATACAAAAGCTTGCATGATATAAATAGGGAAGTGTTACAGGAAAATATCACAAATGACATAAGTTCATCTAGCCATGTAATAGACAAGGATATTGGCTTGTCACGCACAATTGCAACATCATCATTAAGGAGAACAAGCCAAATTAggtacaaatataaaaacttgaaattaaaatttataagaggaaatattaatacaaGAATAGcgaaattatttaatgagACTTTTGATTCTATAGTAATTGCATTTTGTGGTTTAGAAAGattaatatcaaaaaaagtTCTTGggaatattatgaaaaataatgtaaaaaataaaccatatataattaattataaagacACACCAATCGATTTAAGTCgtttaaatatacaaaaattaaatacaaaTGTTATGTGTCCAGCATTATGTCAAGGTATAATTGCTGTTACAtcgaataaaaataatcctGAAATTTctcaaattttaaaaaatataaatgatgaaaaatcaCAAATTATGGCAAATATTGAAAGAacatttttacataaaattgACGGAAGTTGTACAATGCCAATAGGTggatatacaaaattttcaaaaaataaaataatttttaatgcaATAATTAATGACATTAATGGGCTTGAAagtcataaaataaaagtcgTTAGACACCTAAACAATTTGGATGGGATTGCAGATGAAGCAgcagaaaaaataaaagaaaaaattggtATCGAAcagtttaataaaataaaagccGAAGTAGCTTTATATTACAAATAA
- a CDS encoding ATP synthase mitochondrial F1 complex assembly factor 1, putative, with protein sequence MLRYYNGVKRFYFSLPCSRELKNIVKLPLLEREDSNKIIDIWRDKYKNNKYVIADYVNTSKYELVKNNCKNNAHFIIPCKNQNGYINFYSQFVDEKLVFITPLETYNKLRSKSVPYVTLNFFDELKNKEIILTKLNIVNNTITKEQANKFYKYILSFYSDSNYFQYIKKFNNDSRNFNYDDFFNKFKHIF encoded by the coding sequence aTGCTAAGATATTATAATGGCGTTAAacgtttttatttttcattaccCTGCTCAAGAgaactaaaaaatattgtaaagTTGCCACTATTGGAAAGGGAAGATAGTAATAAGATTATAGATATATGGagagataaatataaaaataataagtatGTTATAGCAGATTATGTAAATACAAGTAAATATGaattagtaaaaaataactgtaaaaataatgcccattttatcattccatgtaaaaatcaaaatggatatataaatttttattcccAATTCGTTGATGAGAAACTTGTGTTTATAACGCCCCTTGAGACTTATAATAAACTTCGATCTAAATCAGTACCATATGTtacattaaatttttttgatgaattaaaaaataaagaaataattttaacaaaattaaatattgttaataataCCATAACAAAAGAACAAGccaataaattttataaatatatcctGTCCTTTTATTCTGACTCGAATTATTTtcagtatataaaaaaatttaacaaCGACAGTAGAAATTTTAACTAtgatgatttttttaataaatttaaacacattttttaa
- a CDS encoding ABC transporter B family member 7, putative, with product MLKKRRAVNLYVLLNAHSYLLSSAMNINMHKQRAIHSSINNLNFINTTKPFYTKNTKKYIKYLNNVNLHKCENSKRKASHIFLSNHNVSISQSEGNVRKFRFRMFSSKNEVDPKNGQTSEKSSNWNILNINKIFKDRFETKMNKKLDGISIKDIYAILKKEKNYLILAMVCLLVSSLGQMLFPMYISKIINMYGGKEESLKYIMDEVYKTVFLILGISTFSFCRIYLIETSIEKITRRLRKSLFDKILNQKFEFFDKHKTGELINRLSNDIEVSSKILINLSFGIRNLIAAIIGGACALHISPTKLFNAFLFPVSSILLIGTIYGKIVKKISIYKQEKLSNSIDFASEKIHNISNVRFLNGEAFEKNMFRNYLNDVYKAGAKYSLTKSGNHFLFFSTISLFLLHLIYYGNYLIANKFINSGDLFSLIMYSLFCGSGIHGIMNAIGEIQKCVGSCSKVLQIINLPKNEFNEYWLTDSINFLKSNNYAIKFNNVTFSYQKNDEVNEKIAPIEENVVLKNVSFHLPHNKSVAIVGKSGSGKTTILNLLTKKNMATSGDIYIGDYHLNKINASALRSILGIVTQNPFLFNTTIRSNLLYPYKAHEAMLREQIQLLEEKMAIASQINGETNPNINQDEKEIYSYLIKEEEKNKEEIKNMTKDKLEKIYNDFHIHDFLNNYSNYDQIDAGVNGSFLSGGQKQRIYLAQNLCKDNKILILDEPTSSLDKLSEQIINEALYKYMKGKTTVIFTHRLDLLNFVDYIGVLDDGNMIQFDLRNKVLQNPCNILKQILNQNKH from the coding sequence AtgctaaaaaaaagacgAGCAGTAAATTTGTATGTGCTGTTGAACGCACATAGCTACTTATTAAGTAGCGCAATGAATATCAATATGCATAAACAACGAGCCATACATTCATCAAtcaataatttaaattttataaatactaCAAAACCTTTTTATACTAAGAATACGAAGaagtatattaaatatcTGAATAATGTTAATCTTCATAAGTgtgaaaatagtaaaagaaaagcatcacatatttttttaagcaaTCACAATGTATCAATAAGCCAGAGTGAAGGGAATGTTAGAAAATTCAGGTTCCGTATGTTTAGTAGCAAAAATGAAGTAGACCCAAAAAATGGACAGACCAGTGAAAAAAGTAGTAACTGGAACAtattgaatataaataaaatatttaaagacAGATTTGAAAcgaaaatgaataaaaaacttGATGGAATATCTATAAAAGATATTTATgcgattttaaaaaaagaaaaaaattatttgatattaGCTATGGTATGTTTATTAGTTTCATCACTAGGACAAATGCTATTCCCAATGTATAtaagtaaaataataaacatgtATGGAGGTAAAGAAGaatcattaaaatatattatggatgaagtatataaaacagtatttttaattttaggAATATCAACATTTAGTTTTTgtagaatatatttaattgaaACAtctattgaaaaaataacaagAAGGTTACGAAAAAgtttatttgataaaatattaaatcaaaaatttgaattttttgataaacataaaactggagaattaataaatagatTATCTAATGATATTGAGGTAtcttcaaaaatattaataaatttgtcTTTCGGGATACGAAATTTAATAGCTGCAATAATTGGCGGTGCATGTGCATTACATATATCACcgacaaaattatttaatgcctttttatttccagtatcaagtatattattaattggTACGATATATGGAAAGATagtcaaaaaaattagtatatataaacaagaGAAATTAAGTAACTCTATAGATTTTGCATCTGAAAAAATTCACAACATAAGTAATGTTAGATTCCTTAATGGAGAAgcatttgaaaaaaatatgtttagaaattatttaaatgatgtTTATAAAGCAGGAGcaaaatattctttaaCAAAATCAGGAAatcattttctattttttagtacaatctctttatttttattacatctaatatattatggaaattatttaatagctaataaatttattaatagtggtgatttattttctttaattatgtattctttattttgtggTAGTGGTATTCATGGTATTATGAATGCCATAGGGGAGATTCAGAAATGTGTGGGTTCCTGTTCTAAAGttttacaaataattaatttacctaaaaatgaatttaatgaatattGGCTAACCGattcaataaattttttaaaatcaaataattatgcaataaaatttaataatgttacattttcatatcaaaaaaatgatgaagtaaatgaaaaaatagcaccaattgaagaaaatgttgtattaaaaaatgtttcatTTCATTTGCCACACAATAAATCAGTTGCTATAGTAGGAAAAAGTGGTAGTGGAAAAAccacaattttaaatttattaacaaaaaaaaatatggcaACATCTggagatatatatattggtGATTACCACcttaacaaaattaatgcATCTGCTTTAAGATCGATTCTAGGAATAGTTACTCAGAACCCATTCCTATTTAATACTACAATCCGatctaatttattataccCTTATAAAGCACATGAGGCAATGTTAAGGGAACAAATTCAACTGttagaagaaaaaatggCAATAGCTAGCCAAATTAATGGTGAAACGAACCCAAATATAAATCAGGATgagaaagaaatatattcgtatctaataaaagaagaagaaaaaaataaagaagaaattaaaaatatgaccaaagataaattagaaaaaatatataacgattttcatattcatgattttttaaataactaTTCAAATTATGATCAAATAGATGCAGGAGTTAATGGATCATTTTTGTCAGGTGGACAAAAACAAAGAATTTATCTTGCGcaaaatttatgtaaagataataaaatattaattttagaTGAACCTACATCTTCTTTAGATAAATTATCagaacaaattataaatgaagctttatataaatatatgaaaggAAAGACTACTGTTATATTTACCCATAGATTAGATCTACTAAATTTTGTTGATTATATTGGTGTACTAGATGATGGAAATATGATACAATTTGATTTAAGAAATAAAGTACTACAAAACCCATGTAACATACTTAAACAAATTCTTAACCAAAACAAACATTAG
- a CDS encoding zinc finger protein, putative yields the protein MNEKGQKKGTPAQSETLSLIKKQFFKTKMCPFQKNKNYCLNESDCHYAHSIDELKPMPDLRNTKLCDYIKKKLPCKDINCKFAHDTEMLKPSVHLATYKSTICSFWGKGKCFNGNKCRFAHGTNDIKANENMNDLENNKHNQKKNKDSISDITKGTDSTYSFNTYDYSVNCSLETTNVSSSFDKSRELLALKENAMNENKLGDDKLNMFDSNKEILGNMNENMDLNISKTDYPFCENTNNGNIGSSDNIKNVINKIENMALSTFIENNDKYTKVIKYLINENNILKESIKKEQKHIMSEEDHTAQIQKQIYKSNISRANGKDNEDNTTTIGGKCSNNSNSIFIEDGLKKYLYFDEPSGNTQFSSENKDVNSGVFNSEDFIKSDDNFTNIMKTIDDLLISQNVGSFSSVKNNCNSLDPKDIFLIKNSNNVNTSMECENIPCNLRLFDTEKNVYPNFSASNMIDSNKGLIRGVNEKGELVEKPFEENIENIINTCQEETEKIKEKVKESYYNGHIPYAQSKNTSRPIEMTDGDFSYLNSSNSGSNNYCSISSSSQNYSSSYNYRNNPEYSNYYNYRNSPDYNDSPNYSNNNIRINEIDETPHWFKGFSQTEIQNNEGRNGKQNKLHTKKMKNEEFGKNTNVEYWKETMIHRNENEIPEERNNLIIGNELNKYFLQPKNNNRFINKTDLKEKSAKLNLRENMEGKYDNDNLYKLLEFSHDKSNIINKIKKLISNELKNNENNNFTNKSKQNQPNIQNVHNITNCSGSNINSVGKKNTLLNDYMHIKNLNTIYPNTASHTSVNNMYNDKNSISNSKINSYFNNNKHYNMNENNCNYLSSDFMKYKKENNAEKNIWNNSSNFNGFIYPTTTTTNESTPDHSNSDFFSISKSVNLRSLN from the coding sequence ATGAATGAGAAAGGTCAGAAGAAAGGGACTCCGGCACAATCCGAGACGTTGTCACTTATAAAGAAACAATtctttaaaacaaaaatgtgcccttttcaaaaaaataagaattaTTGTTTGAATGAATCTGATTGTCATTATGCTCATAGTATTGACGAATTAAAACCGATGCCTGATTTGagaaatacaaaattatgtgactatataaaaaaaaagttgcCCTGTAAAGACATAAACTGTAAATTTGCTCATGATACTGAAATGTTAAAGCCAAGTGTGCATTTAGCTACTTACAAATCTACAATATGTAGCTTTTGGGGAAAAGGAAAATGCTTTAATGGAAACAAATGTAGATTTGCTCATGGAactaatgatataaaagcaaatgaaaatatgaatgatttagaaaataataagcataaccaaaagaaaaataaagatagtATTTCTGATATAACAAAAGGAACCGATTCTACATATTCCTTTAATACATATGATTATTCTGTTAACTGTTCTTTAGAAACTACAAATGTATCTTCATCTTTTGATAAAAGTAGGGAATTATTGGCTTTGAAAGAAAATGCTatgaatgaaaataaacttGGTGATGATAAATTAAACATGTTTGattcaaataaagaaatactTGGAAATATGAATGAGAATATGGATCTGAATATATCGAAAACGGATTATCCATTTTGTGAAAACACAAATAATGGTAACATAGGTAGTAGtgacaatataaaaaatgttataaataaaattgaaaacaTGGCATTATCTAcatttatagaaaataatgataaatatactaaggtaataaaatatttgataaatgaaaataatattttaaaagagtctattaaaaaagaacaaAAGCATATAATGAGTGAAGAAGATCATACAGCTCAAATTCAAAagcaaatttataaatcaaACATTTCAAGAGCAAATGGAAAAGATAATGAAGACAATACAACTACTATTGGTGGGAAATGTAGTAACAATAGTAatagtatatttattgagGATGgtttaaagaaatatttatattttgatgaGCCTAGTGGTAATACCCAATTTTCAAGCGAAAATAAAGATGTAAATAGTGGTGTATTTAATTCAGaagattttataaaatcagatgataattttacaaatataatgaaaacaatagatgatttattaatatctcAAAATGTTGGTTCATTTTCAAGTGTAAAGAATAATTGTAATTCTTTAGACCCgaaagatatatttttaataaagaaTAGTAATAATGTTAATACTAGTATGGAATGTGAAAATATACCATGTAACTTACGATTATTTGATAcggaaaaaaatgtatatccCAATTTTAGTGCATCAAATATGATAGACAGTAACAAGGGGTTAATAAGAGGTGTCAATGAAAAAGGCGAACTGGTTGAAAAACCgtttgaagaaaatatagaaaatataataaatacttGCCAAGAAGAaactgaaaaaataaaagaaaaggtAAAAGAAAGTTACTATAATGGACACATTCCCTATGCACAAAGTAAGAATACTTCACGACCAATTGAAATGACCGATGGTGATTTTAGCTACCTCAATAGCAGTAATAGTGGAAGTAATAACTATTGCAGTATTAGTAGTAGTAGCCAAAACTATAGCAGTAGCTACAACTATAGAAATAATCCTGAATATAGCAACTACTATAATTATAGGAATAGTCCTGATTATAACGATAGCCCCAATTATAGTAACAACAATATTCGAATTAACGAAATAGATGAGACTCCTCATTGGTTTAAGGGCTTTTCTCAGACAGAGATCCAAAATAATGAAGGCCGAAATGGGaagcaaaataaattacatacaaagaaaatgaaaaatgaagaatttGGAAAAAACACAAATGTAGAATATTGGAAAGAAACAATGATACATCGAAATGAAAACGAAATACCAgaagaaagaaataatttgataattGGAAATgagttaaataaatattttcttcaacccaagaataataatagatttattaacaaaacCGATTTGAAGGAAAAAAGTGCAAAATTGAATTTAAGAGAAAATATGGAAGGCAAATatgataatgataatttatataagctACTCGAATTTTCTCATGATAaatcaaatattataaataaaataaaaaaattgatatcgaacgaattaaaaaataatgagaataataattttacaaataaatcaaaacaGAATCAACCTAACATCCAAAATGTGCACAACATTACCAATTGTAGTGGTAGCAATATTAACAGTGTGGGTAAGAAGAATACGCttttaaatgattatatgcacataaaaaatttaaatacaatCTATCCAAATACAGCTAGCCATACATCGGTTAATAACATGTACAATGATAAGAATTCAATTAGTAATAGTAAAATTAATAGCTATTTCAACAACAATAAGCATTATAACatgaatgaaaataattgcaACTATTTAAGTTCCgattttatgaaatataaaaaagaaaataatgctgaaaaaaatatttggaaTAATAGTTCGAATTTTAACGGGTTTATTTATCCAACCACAACAACGACAAACGAATCGACACCGGACCATAGCAATAGCGATTTTTTTAGCATTTCCAAATCTGTCAATTTACGGAGTTTAAATTAG
- a CDS encoding 50S ribosomal protein L1, apicoplast, putative translates to MTVKNGYKKIIAFLILYITIFNFRTKAYINNRQCINHIYNKETSQQCNYSNNYKRKVFNKNHILVEKINTSSSDLNNNNTQQEKENNAIPNKKLKKKDKKILKKYKDFLDIIPNKSTEYDMIDAIEKIKTLAVHKFVESIDIYLSFNPKKSKMTKNDNIKTFITFPHNLKKQRAKKVYVVTNSNLHKAAVDAGADVVGEDDLINKIKEREIKLQKKNTNFLLCTNDVIHKLARVGKEIGSKGLMPNEKSGTLVSEFLLSKHIKLFKFENTYIFKLNKLNTLNLNVGDVYMTNDQIKENILHLFDHLDNLEFFHFNIKNLKSIYLSSTMGFPFKIKKTNL, encoded by the exons atgactGTAAAAAATgggtataaaaaaataatagcatttcttattttatatataactatttttaatttccgAACTAaggcatatataaataacagACAATGcataaatcatatatataataaagaaacatCACAACAATGTAACtatagtaataattataaaagaaaagtaTTCAATAAGAACCATATACttgttgaaaaaataaacacatCTTCATCAGAtctgaataataataacacaCAACAAgagaaagaaaataatgcaattcccaataaaaaattaaaaaaaaaagacaaaaagattttgaaaaaatataaagatttTTTAGATATTATACCAAATAAATCTACTGAATATGATATGATTGATGCTatcgaaaaaattaaaacattagctgttcataaatttgttgaaagtatagatatatatttatcttttaatccaaaaaaatcaaaaatgacaaaaaatgataacataaaaacatttataaCATTCCCTCATAatctaaaaaaacaaagagCAAAAAAAGTATACGTAGTAACGAACAGTAACCTTCACAAGGCAGCAGTCGATGCAG GAGCGGATGTCGTTGGAGAAGACGATttgataaacaaaataaaagaaagagAGATCAAGttacaaaagaaaaatacaaattttttattatgtacaAATGATGTAATACATAAATTAGCTCGTGTTGGTAAAGAAATAGGAAGTAAAGGTTTAATGCCAAATGAAAAATCTGGAACATTAGTCAGCGAGTTTTTATTATccaaacatataaaattatttaaatttgaaaatacatatatatttaaattaaataaattaaatacattaaatttaaatgttGGAGATGTTTATATGACTAATgatcaaataaaagaaaatatattacactTATTTGATCATTTAGACAATTTAgaatttttccattttaatataaaaaatttaaaatccatatatttaagtAGCACTATGGGTTTCCcctttaaaattaaaaaaacaaatctATAA